One part of the Alistipes onderdonkii genome encodes these proteins:
- a CDS encoding DUF2776 family protein, producing MNYGISILFRAIPLAMAAFCFAYGAYVFAAGDDPSRLTAGPVLFFLGSICIALYCTAATIIRQIIGTYTAAAKYLFPAIGYAVAAMTVICGLFIIQSHMTGAFVTGHVICGLGFITACVSTAATSSTRFSLIPKNSGDSTFSVNPAGFTRGQSSLLIFIVSAIAAGAWVWCILLFALGTLPAHIVAGSVMFGIACVCTSLIALVASIARQARGSYTMEERRRWMGLVLAMGGLAFVLGLILLFTLRGEAISFVGFVLIGLALICWSISSKVILLAKIWHADFPLANRIPIIPVLTALACLFLAAFLYEAALSEPKYFVPARVLTGFGAICFTLYSIVSILESGASKK from the coding sequence ATGAACTATGGCATAAGCATCCTCTTCCGCGCCATTCCGCTTGCGATGGCAGCCTTCTGTTTCGCCTACGGCGCCTACGTTTTCGCCGCCGGCGACGACCCCTCGCGGCTCACGGCAGGCCCCGTACTCTTTTTCCTGGGCTCGATCTGCATCGCGCTCTATTGCACCGCCGCCACCATCATCCGCCAGATCATCGGCACCTATACCGCCGCCGCGAAATACCTTTTCCCGGCCATCGGCTATGCGGTCGCCGCCATGACGGTCATCTGCGGGCTTTTCATCATCCAGTCGCACATGACCGGGGCGTTCGTCACGGGGCATGTAATCTGCGGGCTGGGGTTCATCACGGCGTGCGTCTCGACGGCGGCCACCTCCTCGACGCGGTTCAGCCTGATCCCCAAGAACTCGGGCGACAGCACCTTCTCGGTCAACCCCGCAGGCTTCACCCGCGGGCAGAGTTCGCTGCTGATCTTCATCGTGTCGGCCATAGCCGCCGGGGCATGGGTGTGGTGCATCCTGCTCTTCGCGCTGGGAACGCTCCCGGCGCATATCGTGGCGGGAAGCGTCATGTTCGGCATCGCCTGCGTCTGTACGTCGCTCATCGCGCTGGTGGCCAGCATCGCACGCCAGGCACGGGGCAGCTATACGATGGAAGAACGCCGCCGGTGGATGGGGCTGGTGCTCGCGATGGGCGGCCTGGCCTTCGTGCTGGGGCTGATCCTCCTCTTCACGCTCCGGGGCGAGGCGATCAGCTTCGTGGGCTTCGTGCTCATAGGGCTGGCACTGATCTGCTGGAGCATATCGAGCAAGGTCATCCTGCTGGCAAAGATCTGGCACGCCGATTTCCCGCTGGCCAACCGCATCCCGATCATCCCGGTGCTTACGGCGCTGGCCTGCCTCTTCCTCGCGGCATTCCTCTACGAGGCGGCGCTCTCCGAACCCAAATATTTCGTCCCCGCACGCGTCCTGACGGGTTTCGGAGCCATCTGCTTCACGCTCTACTCCATCGTCTCGATCCTCGAAAGCGGCGCGAGCAAGAAATAG
- a CDS encoding TonB-dependent receptor — translation MRKHLQHFLMTAALILFGVSAAVAQSAVTGKIVDETGAPLIGASVTVPGTSQGVSTDVDGNFTLKTDAKEIEISYVGYVPTKKPVTGPNARLGIIQMEPDAVALQDVIVMQSVAVQRKTPVAVSTVNAEEISYKLGGQEFPEILKSTPGVYVTKDGGGFGDSKINMRGFQAANVAVMVNGVPVNDMEWGGVYWSNWAGLSDVTRSMQTQRGLGASKISSPSVGGSVNIVTNGIEAKQGGTFSFGVGNDGLYSLSFSLSTGLTKSGWALSVLGAKRWGDGYIQGTNFEGYNWFVNISKRINDRHQLSLTAFGAPQKHAQRHALDDGLKIEEWQKAKNFMGEKDMYRYNAEYGFDKNGRQRYSHFNEYHKPQISLNHQWQIDYKSSLSTALYMSIGRGSGYSGQGRTSADRNMWKGTNYGVLNTTFRNPDGTFAYDKIQEMNAASPDGSRMIMSKSNNNHMWYGLLSTYTNQISKSLELSAGIDVRYYIGEHNNEIIDLYDGKYYIDDDSRKNVKAEQNAAAADPNWKYQKLQVGDKVYRDYDGHVHQEGVFAQLEWTKKNLNAFVSGSVSNTGYWRYDRFYYDAAHAESEHVNFIGYTVKGGANYNINEKHNVFANLGYISRAPFFSGGAFLQSTTSNAKNPDPLNEKVFSAEVGYGFRSGILSVNLNGYYTLWMDKSVVRSSSMANGDYARVNLSGVDARHMGLELDFVLRPNRWLDVTGMLSLGDWQWDSDSKGYIYDTQGQPLTKALDGTVASGIMAEDHAWLNLKQKGIKVGGSAQTTGALGVTVRPMKGLRVSADWNAYGNNYADFYIGSQTSLSGNSTVDVKDPWKIPWGHQLDLSASYAFKIGNVRATIYGNVNNVYDYNYIMDAQCAAADEGIWQNVYAVMYSFGRTYTVRLKINF, via the coding sequence ATGAGAAAACATTTACAACATTTCCTCATGACGGCCGCCCTGATCCTGTTCGGAGTGTCCGCCGCTGTCGCGCAATCGGCAGTTACGGGTAAAATCGTAGATGAGACCGGCGCACCGCTGATCGGTGCCTCTGTGACCGTACCCGGCACATCGCAGGGTGTCAGCACCGACGTCGACGGCAACTTCACGCTGAAGACCGATGCCAAGGAGATCGAGATCAGCTACGTGGGCTACGTCCCGACCAAAAAACCCGTCACGGGCCCGAACGCACGCCTGGGCATCATCCAGATGGAGCCCGACGCCGTGGCATTGCAGGATGTCATCGTCATGCAGTCGGTGGCCGTGCAGCGCAAAACCCCGGTAGCCGTATCGACGGTCAACGCCGAGGAGATCAGCTACAAACTCGGCGGGCAGGAGTTCCCCGAAATCCTGAAATCGACCCCGGGCGTCTACGTGACCAAGGACGGCGGCGGCTTCGGCGACTCGAAGATCAACATGCGCGGTTTCCAGGCGGCCAACGTGGCCGTAATGGTCAACGGCGTCCCCGTGAACGACATGGAGTGGGGGGGGGTATACTGGTCGAACTGGGCCGGCCTCTCGGACGTGACGCGCAGCATGCAGACCCAGCGCGGCCTGGGCGCCTCGAAAATCTCGTCGCCCTCGGTCGGCGGTTCGGTCAACATCGTGACCAACGGCATCGAGGCCAAGCAGGGCGGCACGTTCTCGTTCGGCGTAGGTAACGACGGCCTTTACAGCCTTTCGTTCAGCCTCTCGACGGGCCTCACGAAGAGCGGCTGGGCACTGTCGGTACTCGGCGCGAAGCGCTGGGGCGACGGTTACATCCAGGGAACCAACTTCGAAGGCTACAACTGGTTCGTCAACATCTCGAAGCGCATCAACGACCGCCACCAGTTGTCGCTGACCGCCTTCGGCGCCCCGCAGAAGCACGCGCAGCGCCATGCCCTCGACGACGGACTGAAGATCGAGGAGTGGCAGAAGGCCAAGAACTTCATGGGCGAAAAGGACATGTACCGCTACAACGCCGAGTACGGTTTCGACAAGAACGGCAGGCAGCGCTACTCGCACTTCAACGAATACCACAAGCCCCAGATCTCGCTGAACCACCAGTGGCAGATCGACTACAAGTCGTCGCTCTCGACGGCGCTCTACATGTCGATCGGACGCGGCAGCGGCTACTCGGGCCAGGGCCGCACCTCGGCAGACCGCAACATGTGGAAGGGTACCAACTACGGCGTGCTGAACACCACCTTCCGTAACCCCGACGGCACGTTCGCCTACGACAAGATCCAGGAGATGAACGCCGCCAGTCCCGACGGTTCGCGCATGATCATGTCGAAGAGCAACAACAACCACATGTGGTACGGGCTGCTCTCGACCTATACCAACCAAATCTCCAAGTCGCTCGAACTGTCGGCCGGTATCGACGTGCGCTACTACATCGGCGAGCACAACAACGAGATCATCGACCTCTACGACGGTAAGTACTACATCGACGACGACAGCCGCAAGAACGTCAAGGCCGAGCAGAACGCCGCCGCAGCCGATCCCAACTGGAAATACCAGAAATTACAGGTCGGCGACAAGGTTTACCGCGACTACGACGGCCACGTACACCAGGAAGGCGTATTCGCCCAGCTGGAGTGGACGAAGAAAAACCTCAACGCCTTCGTATCGGGTTCGGTTTCCAACACCGGCTACTGGCGCTACGACCGCTTCTACTACGACGCCGCACACGCCGAGTCCGAGCACGTGAACTTCATCGGTTACACGGTCAAGGGAGGCGCCAACTACAACATCAACGAGAAACACAACGTGTTCGCCAACCTGGGCTACATCAGCCGCGCCCCGTTCTTCTCGGGCGGCGCGTTCCTGCAGAGCACCACGAGCAACGCCAAGAACCCCGACCCGCTGAACGAAAAGGTCTTCTCGGCCGAGGTAGGCTACGGGTTCCGCTCGGGCATCCTTTCGGTCAACCTGAACGGTTACTACACGCTCTGGATGGACAAGTCGGTCGTACGTTCCAGCTCGATGGCCAACGGCGACTACGCCCGCGTGAACCTCTCGGGTGTGGACGCACGCCACATGGGCCTCGAACTGGACTTCGTCCTGCGCCCCAACCGCTGGCTGGACGTGACTGGTATGCTTTCGCTGGGCGACTGGCAGTGGGACAGCGACTCGAAGGGCTACATCTACGACACGCAGGGGCAGCCCCTGACCAAGGCTTTGGACGGCACGGTCGCCTCGGGCATCATGGCTGAAGACCACGCATGGCTGAACCTGAAGCAGAAAGGCATCAAGGTCGGCGGTTCGGCACAGACCACCGGAGCCCTCGGCGTCACGGTACGCCCGATGAAGGGCCTGCGCGTCAGCGCCGACTGGAACGCCTACGGCAACAACTACGCCGACTTCTACATCGGTTCGCAGACCAGCCTGAGCGGTAACTCGACCGTCGACGTGAAAGACCCGTGGAAAATTCCGTGGGGACACCAGCTCGACCTCTCGGCCAGCTACGCCTTCAAGATCGGCAACGTACGCGCCACGATCTACGGCAACGTGAACAACGTCTACGACTACAACTACATCATGGACGCGCAGTGCGCCGCAGCCGACGAAGGTATCTGGCAGAACGTATATGCCGTAATGTACTCGTTCGGTCGTACCTATACCGTAAGACTGAAAATTAACTTCTAA
- a CDS encoding sodium-translocating pyrophosphatase codes for MNIPLIFWIVPAAAVIALAVAWAFYRSMKREDEGTPRMREIAEHVRKGAMAYLRQQYKVVLIVFIILALFFAYLAYGAGVQNPWVPFAFLTGGFFSGLAGYFGMKTATYASARTANAARQSLDRGLKVAFRSGAVMGLVVVGLGLLDISFWYIILERFVEVSGPQKLVVITTTMLTFGMGASTQALFARVGGGIYTKAADVGADLVGKVEAGIPEDDPRNPATIADNVGDNVGDVAGMGADLYESYCGSVLATAALGAAAFATADGMAMQLKAVLAPMLIAAVGIVLSIIGIFLVRTREGASMRELLRSLGVGVNFSSLLIAGATFGILYLLGIQNWLGLSCSVITGLVAGIIIGQATEYYTSHSYKPTQKIAGSAQTGPATVIIAGVGSGMISTAIPVLTIGAAIILAYLCAIGFDMENMMAPMNMSLGLYGIGIAAVGMLSTLGITLATDAYGPIADNAGGNAEMSGLGPEVRKRTDALDALGNTTAATGKGFAIGSAALTALALLASYIEEIRIGLLHNGITMLDLPNGTSQLVEKASILDFMEYYQVTLMNPTVLIGIFIGAMMSFLFCGLTMNAVGRAAESMVNEVRRQFREIKGILTGEGTPDYARCVEISTRGAQREMMFPSLLAIVVPVAVGLVFGVAGVMGLLVGGLSSGFVLAVFMANAGGAWDNAKKMVEEGHFGGKGSECHKATVVGDTVGDPFKDTSGPSLNILIKLMSMVSIVMAGLTVACHLF; via the coding sequence ATGAACATTCCTTTGATTTTCTGGATCGTCCCTGCCGCCGCTGTCATTGCCCTGGCCGTAGCCTGGGCATTTTACCGCAGCATGAAGCGCGAGGACGAAGGTACCCCGCGCATGCGCGAGATCGCCGAGCACGTGCGCAAGGGCGCCATGGCCTACCTGCGCCAGCAGTACAAGGTCGTGCTGATCGTATTCATCATCCTGGCGCTGTTCTTCGCCTACCTGGCCTACGGCGCCGGGGTGCAGAACCCCTGGGTGCCCTTCGCCTTCCTGACGGGCGGTTTCTTCTCGGGGCTTGCCGGCTATTTCGGCATGAAGACGGCGACCTACGCCTCGGCGCGTACGGCCAACGCCGCACGCCAGTCGCTCGACCGCGGCCTGAAGGTCGCCTTCCGCAGCGGCGCCGTGATGGGGCTCGTGGTCGTGGGGCTCGGGCTGCTGGACATCTCGTTCTGGTATATTATCCTCGAACGCTTCGTGGAGGTGTCGGGGCCGCAGAAACTCGTGGTCATCACCACGACGATGCTGACCTTCGGCATGGGCGCCTCGACGCAGGCCCTCTTCGCACGTGTCGGCGGCGGTATCTATACCAAGGCGGCCGACGTGGGTGCCGACCTGGTGGGTAAGGTCGAGGCGGGGATCCCGGAGGACGATCCGCGCAACCCCGCGACCATCGCCGACAACGTGGGCGACAACGTAGGCGACGTGGCCGGTATGGGCGCCGACCTCTACGAGAGCTATTGCGGTTCGGTGCTCGCCACGGCGGCGCTGGGCGCGGCGGCGTTCGCCACGGCCGACGGCATGGCGATGCAGCTCAAGGCCGTGCTGGCGCCGATGCTGATCGCGGCCGTGGGGATCGTGCTCTCGATCATCGGCATCTTCCTCGTGCGAACCCGTGAGGGCGCCTCGATGCGCGAGCTGCTCCGCTCGCTGGGCGTGGGTGTCAATTTCAGTTCGCTGCTGATTGCCGGCGCGACGTTCGGCATCCTCTACCTGCTGGGTATCCAGAACTGGCTCGGGCTGTCGTGCTCGGTCATCACGGGGCTCGTCGCCGGTATCATCATCGGGCAGGCTACCGAATATTACACTTCGCACTCCTATAAACCGACGCAGAAGATCGCCGGAAGCGCCCAGACCGGGCCGGCCACGGTCATCATCGCCGGGGTCGGGTCGGGCATGATCTCGACGGCCATCCCCGTCCTGACGATCGGTGCCGCGATTATCCTCGCCTATCTGTGCGCCATCGGCTTCGACATGGAGAATATGATGGCTCCGATGAATATGTCGCTGGGGCTCTACGGCATCGGCATCGCCGCCGTCGGTATGCTCTCGACGCTGGGCATCACGCTCGCCACGGACGCCTACGGCCCGATCGCTGACAATGCGGGCGGCAATGCCGAAATGAGCGGCCTCGGCCCCGAGGTGCGCAAGCGCACCGATGCGCTGGACGCGCTGGGCAATACGACCGCTGCCACGGGCAAGGGCTTCGCCATCGGATCCGCGGCGCTGACCGCACTGGCACTGCTGGCATCCTACATCGAGGAGATCCGTATCGGGTTGCTGCACAACGGCATCACGATGCTTGACCTGCCCAACGGCACCTCGCAGCTGGTCGAGAAGGCTTCGATCCTCGATTTCATGGAGTATTACCAGGTCACGCTGATGAACCCGACGGTGCTGATCGGCATCTTCATCGGCGCCATGATGTCGTTCCTGTTCTGCGGCCTGACGATGAACGCCGTGGGACGTGCCGCCGAGAGCATGGTGAACGAGGTGCGCCGCCAGTTCCGCGAGATCAAGGGCATCCTCACGGGCGAAGGCACGCCGGACTATGCCCGCTGCGTGGAGATTTCGACCCGCGGCGCACAGCGCGAGATGATGTTCCCCAGCCTGCTGGCCATCGTCGTGCCGGTAGCCGTCGGTCTCGTGTTTGGCGTGGCCGGCGTGATGGGCCTGCTGGTCGGCGGCCTCAGCTCGGGTTTCGTGCTGGCCGTGTTCATGGCCAATGCGGGCGGCGCGTGGGACAATGCCAAGAAGATGGTCGAGGAGGGGCATTTCGGCGGCAAAGGCTCCGAATGCCACAAGGCCACCGTGGTGGGCGATACCGTCGGCGACCCGTTCAAGGACACTTCGGGCCCGTCGCTTAACATCCTTATCAAGCTGATGTCGATGGTTTCCATCGTCATGGCCGGGCTGACGGTGGCTTGCCACCTGTTCTGA
- the nqrF gene encoding NADH:ubiquinone reductase (Na(+)-transporting) subunit F, translating into MELTIIVAIIAFLVVTLLLVGLLLFAKAKLTSSGEVTIDINGGEKVITTESGSTLLATLANNKVFLPSACGGGGSCGMCKCQVIEGGGDILPTETGFITRKMAKEHWRLGCQVKVKENLKIQVPEAVLGVKKWECTVVSNRNISTFLKEFVVKLPEGENLKFRSGGYIQIDIPKYDAIKFSDMDIDEAYRADWDKFKMWDLVTTNPEATFRAYSMANHPAEGNIIMLNIRIATPPFDKATGGFMKVNPGICSSYIFSRKPGDKVTISGPYGEFFLPDNLPDTQELIFIGGGAGMAPMRSHLMHLFKTEKTKRPVSFWYGARALKEAPYVDEFHAIEKEFPNFKFNLALDRPDPEADAAGVKYTPGFVHNVLYENYLKNHQAPEDCIYLMCGPPMMIASVVKMLDDLGVPSENILYDNFGS; encoded by the coding sequence ATGGAATTGACTATTATAGTTGCAATCATTGCCTTTCTGGTGGTGACCCTTCTGTTGGTGGGGCTGCTTCTCTTTGCAAAGGCCAAACTGACCTCGTCGGGCGAAGTTACGATCGACATCAACGGCGGCGAGAAGGTCATCACGACCGAAAGCGGCTCGACGCTGCTCGCAACGCTGGCCAACAACAAGGTCTTCCTGCCTTCGGCCTGCGGCGGCGGCGGTTCGTGCGGCATGTGCAAATGCCAGGTGATCGAGGGTGGCGGCGACATCCTGCCCACCGAGACCGGTTTCATCACGCGCAAGATGGCCAAGGAGCACTGGCGCCTGGGATGCCAGGTCAAGGTGAAGGAGAACCTCAAGATACAGGTTCCCGAAGCCGTGCTCGGCGTCAAGAAGTGGGAGTGCACCGTGGTCTCGAACCGCAATATCTCGACCTTCCTCAAGGAGTTCGTCGTCAAGCTGCCCGAAGGCGAGAACCTCAAGTTCCGCAGCGGCGGCTACATCCAGATCGACATCCCGAAATACGACGCCATCAAGTTCTCGGACATGGACATCGACGAGGCGTACCGTGCCGACTGGGACAAGTTCAAGATGTGGGATCTGGTCACGACCAACCCCGAAGCTACGTTCCGTGCCTACTCGATGGCCAACCACCCGGCCGAGGGCAATATCATCATGCTCAACATCCGTATCGCCACGCCGCCGTTCGACAAGGCTACGGGCGGGTTCATGAAGGTGAACCCGGGTATCTGCTCGTCGTACATCTTCTCCCGCAAGCCGGGCGACAAGGTGACGATCTCGGGCCCCTACGGCGAGTTCTTCCTGCCGGACAACCTGCCCGACACGCAGGAGCTGATCTTCATCGGCGGCGGTGCCGGTATGGCCCCGATGCGCAGCCACCTGATGCATCTGTTCAAGACCGAAAAGACCAAGCGCCCCGTGTCGTTCTGGTACGGTGCCCGTGCGCTGAAGGAGGCTCCCTATGTGGACGAGTTCCATGCCATCGAAAAGGAGTTCCCCAATTTCAAGTTCAACCTGGCGCTCGACCGTCCCGATCCCGAGGCGGATGCCGCGGGCGTGAAATACACCCCGGGCTTCGTGCATAACGTGCTCTATGAGAATTACCTCAAGAACCACCAGGCGCCCGAGGACTGCATCTACCTCATGTGCGGCCCCCCGATGATGATCGCGTCGGTGGTCAAGATGCTGGACGACCTCGGAGTGCCGTCGGAGAATATCCTCTACGACAACTTCGGCTCGTAG
- a CDS encoding NADH:ubiquinone reductase (Na(+)-transporting) subunit D encodes MSKQEKEPLFSAKNRKFLTGPFSANNPVIVQILGICSALAVTVQLKPAIVMALSVTVVTGFSNLVMSLLRNGVPSRIRIIVQLVVIAALVILVDQVLKAYVYEVSKQLSVYVGLIITNCIVMGRIEAFALANKPWASLLDGIGNGLGYGLILVIVAFFRELFGSGTLMGFRIVPESWYAAEGGWYYNNGLMLFPPMALIIVGCIIWVHRSRNKDLQEK; translated from the coding sequence ATGAGTAAGCAAGAAAAAGAGCCTTTGTTTTCGGCTAAGAACAGGAAGTTCCTGACGGGGCCGTTCTCCGCGAACAACCCGGTCATCGTGCAGATCCTGGGTATCTGTTCGGCGCTGGCCGTCACCGTGCAGCTCAAGCCCGCTATCGTCATGGCGCTTTCGGTGACCGTCGTCACGGGTTTCTCGAATCTGGTGATGTCGCTGCTGCGCAACGGCGTGCCTTCGCGCATCCGCATCATCGTGCAGCTGGTGGTCATCGCCGCGCTGGTAATCCTGGTCGACCAGGTGCTCAAAGCCTATGTCTACGAGGTGTCGAAGCAGTTGTCGGTCTATGTCGGCCTTATCATCACCAACTGTATCGTCATGGGACGTATCGAGGCTTTTGCACTGGCCAACAAACCGTGGGCGTCGCTGCTCGACGGTATCGGCAACGGCCTGGGGTACGGCCTGATCCTGGTGATCGTGGCTTTCTTCCGCGAGCTTTTCGGCTCGGGCACCCTGATGGGTTTCCGTATCGTTCCCGAGAGCTGGTATGCGGCCGAGGGCGGCTGGTACTACAACAACGGGCTGATGCTCTTCCCGCCGATGGCGCTGATCATCGTGGGCTGCATCATCTGGGTGCACCGTTCGCGCAATAAGGATTTACAGGAAAAATAG
- a CDS encoding HAD family hydrolase — MENIVFDLGGVLFARDRSKCTQEFHDFFSFIRSEPMPAFWEDYDRGVLTLDEVTGILSGVNACPRAKCEEYLRLSIDMQEPVKPTEQLVRDLKAAGYKLYVLSNMSREFIDFLRRFPVYGLFDGEVVSCEEGVVKPEPEIYRRLLGRYGLDPAQTLFIDDRPANIAAAAALGIRGQLFDHAAPAATCDLLRRRLLPEIVG, encoded by the coding sequence ATGGAAAATATCGTTTTCGACCTGGGCGGAGTACTTTTTGCCCGCGACAGAAGTAAGTGTACGCAAGAATTCCACGACTTTTTCAGTTTCATCCGTTCGGAGCCCATGCCGGCTTTCTGGGAGGATTACGACCGGGGCGTGCTGACGCTCGACGAGGTGACCGGCATCCTTTCCGGGGTCAACGCCTGCCCGCGTGCGAAATGCGAGGAGTACCTGCGCCTGTCGATCGACATGCAGGAACCCGTGAAGCCTACCGAACAGCTTGTCCGCGACCTGAAGGCCGCCGGCTACAAGTTGTATGTGCTTTCGAACATGTCGCGCGAGTTCATCGACTTCCTGCGCCGTTTCCCCGTCTACGGGCTTTTCGACGGTGAGGTGGTCTCCTGCGAGGAGGGCGTGGTGAAACCCGAGCCGGAAATCTACCGGCGACTGCTCGGCCGCTACGGACTCGATCCTGCGCAGACGCTCTTTATCGATGACCGCCCGGCCAATATCGCCGCCGCAGCGGCGCTGGGTATCCGCGGGCAGTTGTTCGACCATGCGGCGCCGGCCGCAACCTGCGACCTGCTGCGCCGCAGGCTGCTGCCCGAAATAGTAGGGTAG
- the nqrE gene encoding NADH:ubiquinone reductase (Na(+)-transporting) subunit E — translation MESLNIFIRSIFIDNMVFAFFFGMCSYIAVSKSVKTALGLGAAVTFVMVMTVPLNYLLYEFVLKAGALSWAGLPDVNLDFLTFIVFIATIAAFVQLVEMAVEKFSPTLYSQLGIFLPLIAVNCAIMGGSLFMQQKVDALELTSLWQSIVYGLGSGLGWWLAIVMMAAIREKTTYSQIPAALKGPGIAFIITGLMGIAFMIFSGIQF, via the coding sequence ATGGAATCATTGAATATCTTTATCCGGTCGATCTTTATCGACAACATGGTCTTCGCGTTCTTCTTCGGCATGTGTTCCTACATCGCCGTTTCGAAGAGCGTAAAAACGGCCCTCGGCCTCGGCGCCGCCGTTACGTTCGTGATGGTGATGACCGTGCCGCTGAACTACCTCCTGTATGAATTCGTACTCAAGGCCGGTGCCCTTTCGTGGGCCGGGCTGCCCGATGTGAACCTGGACTTCCTGACGTTTATCGTCTTTATCGCCACCATCGCCGCTTTCGTGCAGCTGGTGGAGATGGCCGTCGAGAAGTTCTCGCCGACGCTTTACAGCCAGCTGGGTATCTTCCTGCCGCTGATCGCCGTGAACTGCGCCATCATGGGCGGCTCGCTTTTCATGCAGCAGAAGGTCGATGCGCTGGAGCTGACGTCGCTCTGGCAGTCGATCGTCTACGGCCTGGGTTCCGGCCTGGGCTGGTGGCTCGCCATCGTCATGATGGCCGCCATCCGCGAGAAGACGACCTACTCGCAGATTCCCGCGGCGCTCAAGGGCCCCGGTATCGCGTTTATCATCACCGGCCTGATGGGTATCGCCTTCATGATCTTCTCGGGTATTCAGTTCTAA